The Dromaius novaehollandiae isolate bDroNov1 chromosome 3, bDroNov1.hap1, whole genome shotgun sequence genome includes the window GAATTTTTCATATGAATGCTCCTTAAGAAGAATTAGTAACAGCAGGTTTCTTGGAGGGCTGGATGTGGCGGTTACAAAGCGACCCCCGTGACACACCGCAGCAAAGGCCACTGATGGTTCAGCAGGCGCATGCATGGGACTGCTGCATCCCTTCCTTACCTCTTCTGTAGCGTCTTTATTTCTTCTAAATTCATCCCTTGCCCAGTCCTTTAAGTAGCGACGATCTGCTTCGGCAGGCACGTCACGGATCGCCCGCAGAATTTTTCTGTATAACTGAAGAACCTGCTGCCTCCTCAGGAACTGGCAGGGCGAGAGAAAAAGCGCTTATCTGCTGTCCCAGGACACGCTACTGCCAGCTGCAGTGGCAACGTCTTTGCTCTAGTTTGAGAGAAATTTAACTAAACACAGCGCTCCCCGCTGCCCTCGCTGAAGCGTGCAGTATTGCCTCAGTTCCCAGTCCAAAAACCTTAAATTTCATATAAACGAATGGGCCGAACATTAGATTAATACATTAATACATCAGATTAATAGGGACTTGCTTTTAAACACAAAATGCCCAATTAAACTATTACTTTCAGTGTTTCACTAAGAGACATGCATCTATCTGAATACGTAATTAACTCTTACAAGGATCGATTGAAAAGCTTTAGGGAGCAAATTAAAGGATTTAAAAATACCACTTCCCACACCAGCAGAGGCCACGGCAACAAGCCCTGTCCGAAGCAGAGACCAGAAAGGTGGAGTGAGGGAAGAAAATACTGCGGGGGCTCCTCTGAAGGCGAGTTGTGCACGTCTGAAGCACTGCTGTCAGCTCGTGTCCCTCAGCGCGCCGGGGCCAAGCACAACGCCCCAGGCACCACACCGACTGATTAAAGCAACTCAAGTTTTGCGGCACGGCGGAAAATGGCGCCGGGCCCCcgcagcggcgcggggctgcccggggtcGGGCTGCGGCTGCAGCTTCTCTCCAGCGCCAGCTtcagcgcggcgccgcggccccgcgcgggacccgaggggcagctgcagcccgTGAGGGGGGCGCGGCGCCTCCGCCCGGGCACAGCGAGCCTCCTCCGCCCGGGCGGCAGGACCACGGCGCGCCCGCTCCTACCTGCTTCAAGGTGAGGGCGCTGGGCGGCAGGCGCCTGGCGGCCATGacgcggcggccccgcctcccCGCAGCAGCAGGCGACGCCCAGCCCTccccgcgcgggcggggcggcggcaccggcggccATTTCCTGGGCCGGGGCGGAGGCCGCGTGCCGCGCAGGGCGCTGGGCGGCTTTTCTCCGCGGGGCTTCAAGCGTTTGCCGCCGAGACGGCTCCCCGTTTGGGGCTGTAAACCATCGCCTCCCTCAGCCCCGGGGAGCTGAGCCCCCCTTTCCACCGGTGCGGAGGGGACGCGGGTCCGGCCGTGGCTGGCGCCGGTAGAGGAGGGTGATGCCGCCCCTGACATGGCCGGGCCCGCTGAGCCCCGAGGTGGCTGCCTCGCGCCCCCCCCGGCCTGTGTTCCTGCTCACTCCCCGCAGCAACCGCTGCACTAAAACTAGAGCAGGAGGTGCCTCACTGGGGTAAAAAGCTCCACAGACTACTGCAATAAGAGGAGGATGGGGGCAGGGATCGGGGTCCCTCTCCTGTTTCCTCTAAAATTGCAAGCGAATTCTGATCAACAAAACTTCACCTTCAGGGCCAACGTATTCAATGCAATGGTGCAACAGGAGCGAGACAACATCCGAGCAATTACAAGATGCTAGTTACgttctgctgctttttaagcACTTGCGGATGAGCCCAGAGCTGTAGCTGCTGCTTTTTAAGCACTTGTGGATGAGCCCAGAGCTGTAGCTGCTGCTCCCAGTGCTGGGCACTAACATTTTCTGTAGCACAGATGTGCTAGTGAATGTCAAAGAGCTGGTCTGCAGGGAAACCCTCCCCCCCTCAAAACAGTTAACTAAGGCATTTCCTTT containing:
- the LYRM2 gene encoding LYR motif-containing protein 2, coding for MAARRLPPSALTLKQFLRRQQVLQLYRKILRAIRDVPAEADRRYLKDWARDEFRRNKDATEEDAIRMMITQGNMQLQELQRTLKLAKS